A single region of the Selenomonas sp. oral taxon 920 genome encodes:
- a CDS encoding TonB-dependent receptor plug domain-containing protein — MIFWNRKSLLTAILVMLSAASTDVFAAEAMHDEDGAKEEMSTHFLEEAIVTATRSQKKAVDVPASTTVITAQEIKDSGAASAAAVLQKVNGFAYKSFGPNGSSIGSTNELNVRGFRGGMLVLMNGNPISWRGKYNLDAIPSSYIERIEIVKGSGSVLYGSEAVSGVVNIITKKIPENEVYAGFGNYGQREYGVSAGDGRLGIYYNYSKWGRRDGASYTNVNARNFKGETRTDIHNIEKQSAGLSYQINPRFNFLLNYYETEDTYHRTISSVRSSLQGLRVGEPYYVRKYAVKRYTTQLNYSDRDWQSRFYFNTGTAETFGPVYISAVGRRSPQGQYQKYEKNMTYGIDLQRSWRMNRSDAIVGLNFEREDYHELPAYSTSQGKHYARSNWGVFGQWEQRFDKRNTGIFGLRETWTTGAAKDQNYHNLSASAQWLHKLNHDSSVYLNVSQSFVMPTFAQMYAENASQIPAPNLKPQTGINYELGWKREHDGHVWKAALFHMRVKDKITAKWAGSAYQYTNEDFRNTGVEISNEIRRERGFSYQWGLTWQNPETRSSNNTFGWNRVFGKVQLTGGVVYKKGKWMSALNGSYLASRVKSPSSAPAYRTKPYLLTTWNTVYAPDSSSEISFTIENVLNRDDVTTHTDANYYVAPISYMLSYRYAF, encoded by the coding sequence ATGATCTTTTGGAATAGAAAATCACTGTTGACGGCAATTCTTGTCATGCTTTCTGCAGCTTCGACGGATGTATTTGCAGCTGAGGCAATGCATGACGAAGATGGTGCGAAAGAGGAGATGTCGACGCATTTTTTAGAGGAGGCCATCGTAACGGCGACGCGTTCGCAGAAAAAGGCTGTTGATGTGCCTGCATCGACGACGGTTATCACAGCGCAGGAGATTAAAGATAGCGGAGCTGCAAGTGCGGCCGCTGTCTTGCAGAAGGTCAACGGTTTTGCCTATAAGTCCTTTGGACCGAATGGTTCGTCCATCGGCTCGACGAATGAGCTTAATGTGCGCGGCTTTCGAGGTGGAATGCTCGTACTAATGAACGGAAATCCGATTTCTTGGCGAGGAAAATACAATCTGGATGCAATTCCCTCGTCCTATATTGAGCGTATTGAAATCGTCAAGGGAAGTGGTTCTGTTCTCTATGGCAGTGAGGCAGTGAGCGGCGTCGTCAATATCATCACCAAGAAGATCCCTGAAAACGAGGTGTATGCTGGCTTTGGAAATTACGGGCAGAGGGAATATGGCGTAAGCGCAGGAGATGGTCGTCTCGGCATCTACTACAACTACAGCAAGTGGGGCCGCAGGGACGGCGCTTCGTATACAAATGTAAATGCGAGGAATTTCAAAGGTGAAACACGCACGGATATTCACAACATTGAAAAGCAGAGCGCAGGGCTCAGCTATCAGATTAATCCGCGGTTCAATTTCCTGTTGAACTACTATGAGACAGAGGATACGTATCATCGCACTATTTCGAGTGTGCGGAGCAGTCTGCAGGGGCTGCGTGTCGGGGAGCCGTATTACGTGCGCAAATATGCGGTAAAGCGCTATACGACGCAGCTCAACTACAGCGACCGCGATTGGCAGAGCAGGTTCTATTTCAACACAGGGACAGCAGAGACATTCGGCCCTGTCTATATTTCGGCAGTTGGCAGACGCTCACCGCAAGGACAATATCAAAAGTATGAGAAGAATATGACGTATGGCATCGATTTGCAGCGGTCATGGAGAATGAACCGGTCTGATGCGATCGTTGGTTTGAATTTTGAGCGTGAGGACTATCATGAGCTGCCAGCATATTCGACAAGTCAGGGAAAGCATTACGCGCGCAGCAACTGGGGCGTATTTGGACAGTGGGAGCAACGTTTCGATAAACGTAATACCGGGATCTTTGGGCTGCGTGAGACATGGACAACGGGGGCAGCGAAGGATCAGAACTACCATAATCTGAGTGCATCTGCACAGTGGCTCCACAAACTTAACCACGACAGCAGTGTCTATCTGAACGTCAGTCAGTCGTTCGTTATGCCCACATTTGCGCAGATGTATGCAGAAAATGCGAGTCAGATTCCCGCACCGAACCTTAAGCCTCAGACCGGGATCAACTATGAGTTGGGCTGGAAACGAGAGCATGACGGACATGTATGGAAAGCAGCACTCTTTCATATGCGCGTCAAGGATAAGATTACAGCGAAGTGGGCAGGGAGTGCGTACCAGTATACCAATGAGGATTTTCGCAATACGGGTGTTGAGATCTCGAATGAGATTCGGAGGGAGCGTGGGTTCTCCTACCAATGGGGACTGACGTGGCAAAATCCTGAGACAAGAAGTTCTAATAATACATTTGGATGGAACCGCGTATTTGGAAAAGTTCAGCTCACAGGAGGTGTCGTCTACAAAAAGGGGAAGTGGATGTCCGCACTCAACGGATCCTATCTGGCATCGCGTGTTAAGTCTCCGTCGAGTGCACCTGCATACCGGACAAAGCCGTATCTGCTCACTACTTGGAATACAGTCTATGCGCCGGATTCATCGAGTGAGATCAGCTTTACAATTGAAAATGTCCTCAACCGCGACGATGTGACCACGCATACAGATGCTAACTATTATGTGGCCCCTATCAGTTATATGCTGAGTTATCGATATGCATTCTAA
- a CDS encoding HD domain-containing protein, which produces MKELLHEMHAWMNDYMRSFRTDDPDVMRGIRLKEIHTGYVTANARALAKHLGCSEHDTALAEIIGLFHDVGRFRQYAVYQTFNDAASEDHAELGLKVLAEEVDFLERLVTADADIVRFAIKYHNKKAIAETDDERKLFFAKLIRDADKLDIYRVLLPFLAHDGAEKAPNFVPSDAAQEVSPDFVADFAAGRQADYYRLRTHGDRKIVRLMWIYDINFMWTLRRIVERGYVDAFIESLPAQEGIAEGVARLRAYIERLCAQND; this is translated from the coding sequence ATGAAAGAGCTCCTGCATGAGATGCACGCATGGATGAACGACTATATGCGTTCCTTCCGCACGGACGATCCCGATGTGATGCGTGGGATTCGTCTCAAAGAGATCCATACAGGTTATGTTACAGCGAATGCACGTGCACTTGCAAAGCATCTCGGATGCAGCGAACACGACACGGCACTCGCCGAGATCATCGGGCTCTTTCACGATGTGGGGCGGTTCCGACAATATGCTGTCTATCAGACGTTCAACGATGCGGCGTCGGAGGATCATGCGGAGCTCGGGCTAAAGGTGCTCGCGGAGGAAGTCGACTTTTTGGAGCGGCTCGTGACTGCGGATGCGGACATTGTGCGCTTTGCGATAAAATACCATAACAAAAAGGCAATCGCAGAGACGGACGATGAGCGAAAGCTGTTTTTCGCGAAGCTCATTCGCGACGCGGACAAGCTCGACATTTACCGCGTGCTGCTGCCGTTCCTCGCACACGATGGGGCGGAGAAAGCACCGAACTTTGTACCGTCGGATGCGGCGCAGGAGGTCAGCCCCGACTTCGTGGCGGACTTCGCGGCGGGACGGCAGGCGGACTACTATCGTCTGCGCACGCACGGCGACCGCAAGATTGTGCGGCTCATGTGGATCTATGACATCAACTTCATGTGGACGCTGCGGCGCATTGTGGAACGCGGCTATGTGGACGCCTTTATTGAGAGCCTTCCGGCGCAGGAGGGGATTGCCGAGGGTGTCGCACGTCTGCGCGCCTATATCGAACGGCTCTGCGCACAGAACGATTGA
- a CDS encoding amino acid ABC transporter permease, with protein MTFDMNLVFNSFPLLLIGAGVTIQITVLSTAIGFVIGLIVGVARISNLRLLRMLAEVYVEFFRGTPLLVQIFLFYFALPVITGQRIDPFIAAISACGINSGAYVAEIFRAGIQSVDDGQMEAGRSLGMTWLQTMRYIIVPQAFKRVIPPLGNEFIAMLKDSSLVSVIGFEELTRRGQLIIAKTYGSFEIWMSVAVIYLVMTLTISRFVAYLERRYRVHD; from the coding sequence ATGACTTTTGATATGAATCTTGTGTTCAACTCATTCCCACTGCTGCTCATCGGCGCAGGGGTTACGATACAGATCACGGTGCTGTCGACGGCGATCGGCTTTGTGATCGGTCTGATCGTGGGGGTGGCGCGCATCTCGAATCTGCGCCTCCTGCGTATGCTCGCGGAGGTCTATGTGGAGTTCTTCCGCGGGACGCCGCTGCTCGTGCAGATCTTCCTTTTTTACTTTGCCCTGCCCGTCATCACTGGACAGCGGATTGACCCATTCATTGCGGCAATCTCAGCGTGCGGCATCAACTCGGGCGCGTATGTGGCGGAGATCTTCCGCGCGGGCATTCAGTCGGTCGACGACGGACAGATGGAGGCAGGGCGCTCTCTCGGCATGACGTGGCTGCAGACCATGCGCTACATTATCGTGCCGCAGGCGTTTAAGCGCGTCATTCCGCCGCTTGGCAATGAGTTTATCGCCATGCTGAAGGACTCATCTCTCGTGTCGGTCATTGGCTTCGAGGAGCTGACGCGGCGCGGGCAGCTCATCATTGCCAAGACCTATGGCTCATTTGAAATCTGGATGAGTGTCGCCGTCATCTATCTCGTGATGACGCTGACAATTTCGCGCTTTGTCGCATATCTGGAACGGAGGTATCGCGTCCATGATTGA
- a CDS encoding glutamine--tRNA ligase/YqeY domain fusion protein — protein sequence MADVKTSNFIRNIIDEDLRAGRHAAGIHTRFPPEPNGYLHVGHAKSICLNFGVAEDYNGLCNLRFDDTNPTKEDVEYVDSIQEDIRWLGFSWGDRRFYASDYFEQMYEYAVTLIKKGLAYVDDLSADEIRAYRGTLTEAGVESPYRNRSVEENLDLFTRMRAGEFPDGARVLRAKIDMASPNLVMRDTVIYRIAHVPHHRTGDAWCIYPMYDFAHPISDAIEGITHSLCTLEFEEHRPFYDWLLEALGFPAGERPRQIEFARLNLSGAITSKRKLRQLVEEGHVRGWDDPRMPTISGMRRRGYPPAAVRAFCEEIGVAKSNSTVDNAMLEHSVRDELNCNAPRVMAVLRPLKLVITNYPAEGGTEYLLAENSPTHGGQRYVPFARELYIDREDFMEDAPKKFFRLKPGGEVRLKHAYIIKCEEVVKDDAGEIMELRCTYDPETRSGGTAAGRKVKGTIQWVAAEYALTAEVRLYESLLRDIPEGEEEPEHFIDALNPHSLEILTDAKIEPSVRLTAAGAHYQFLRVGYFVVDPDTTPDHIVFNRIVGLKDSWSKMK from the coding sequence ATGGCGGACGTAAAGACATCGAATTTTATCCGAAATATCATCGACGAGGATCTGCGTGCAGGACGGCACGCGGCGGGCATCCACACGCGCTTCCCGCCCGAGCCGAACGGCTACCTGCACGTCGGGCACGCAAAGTCCATCTGTCTCAACTTCGGCGTTGCCGAGGACTACAATGGTCTCTGCAATCTGCGCTTTGACGACACGAACCCGACGAAGGAGGATGTCGAGTATGTGGACTCCATTCAGGAGGATATTCGCTGGCTCGGCTTCTCGTGGGGGGATCGTCGCTTCTACGCGTCCGACTACTTTGAGCAGATGTATGAATATGCAGTCACATTGATAAAAAAGGGGCTCGCCTATGTGGACGACCTCTCGGCGGATGAGATCCGCGCTTATCGCGGAACACTGACCGAGGCAGGTGTGGAGAGTCCGTACCGCAATCGCTCTGTGGAGGAAAATCTCGATCTCTTCACGCGTATGCGTGCGGGGGAGTTCCCCGACGGTGCGCGCGTCCTGCGCGCGAAGATCGACATGGCATCGCCGAATCTTGTGATGCGCGACACGGTAATCTATCGCATTGCCCATGTGCCGCATCATCGGACGGGGGATGCGTGGTGCATCTACCCGATGTATGACTTCGCACATCCGATTTCGGATGCGATCGAGGGCATCACGCACTCGCTCTGCACGCTTGAGTTCGAGGAGCACCGTCCGTTCTATGACTGGCTGCTCGAGGCACTTGGCTTTCCTGCGGGCGAGCGTCCGCGTCAGATTGAGTTTGCACGGCTCAACCTCTCGGGGGCGATCACGAGCAAGCGCAAGCTGCGCCAGCTTGTCGAGGAGGGCCATGTGCGCGGCTGGGACGATCCGCGTATGCCGACCATCTCGGGCATGCGCCGCCGCGGCTATCCGCCTGCGGCCGTACGCGCGTTTTGTGAGGAGATCGGCGTCGCAAAGAGCAACAGCACGGTCGATAACGCTATGCTGGAGCACAGCGTCCGCGACGAGCTGAACTGCAATGCGCCGCGCGTCATGGCGGTGCTGCGCCCGCTGAAGCTGGTCATCACCAACTATCCCGCCGAGGGCGGGACGGAGTACTTGCTCGCCGAAAACAGCCCGACCCACGGCGGACAGCGTTATGTGCCGTTTGCCCGTGAGCTCTACATCGACCGTGAGGACTTTATGGAGGATGCGCCGAAGAAGTTCTTCCGTCTCAAACCGGGCGGTGAGGTGCGCCTCAAACACGCTTACATCATCAAGTGTGAAGAAGTTGTAAAGGATGATGCGGGGGAGATCATGGAGCTGCGCTGTACCTACGATCCCGAGACGCGGAGCGGCGGTACTGCGGCAGGCCGCAAGGTCAAGGGCACGATCCAGTGGGTTGCGGCAGAATACGCACTCACGGCGGAGGTACGGCTCTATGAGAGTCTGCTTCGCGACATCCCCGAAGGTGAGGAGGAGCCGGAGCATTTCATTGACGCACTGAATCCACACTCGCTCGAAATTTTGACAGATGCCAAGATTGAGCCGAGCGTCCGCCTCACGGCAGCAGGAGCGCACTACCAATTCCTGCGCGTCGGTTACTTTGTTGTTGACCCGGATACCACACCGGATCATATAGTGTTCAACCGCATTGTCGGGCTGAAGGACTCATGGAGCAAGATGAAATAG
- a CDS encoding amino acid ABC transporter ATP-binding protein — protein sequence MIEIKGLRKSFGADEVLKGIDLSIDEKEVVVIIGPSGSGKSTLLRCMNHLEEPTAGEVIVDGITLSSEANINKVREEVGMVFQRFNLFPHMTVLQNIMLAPTKVKHVARDEAEKTARELLARVGLAEKADAYPDNLSGGQQQRVAIARALAMRPKVMLFDEPTSALDPEMVGEVLDVMRALANEGMTMVVVTHEMGFAREVGDRLLFVDEGRIIESGVPREVFEHPKEERTRSFLSKVL from the coding sequence ATGATTGAGATTAAGGGACTTCGCAAGTCATTCGGCGCGGATGAGGTGCTGAAGGGCATCGATCTCTCCATTGATGAAAAGGAAGTTGTCGTTATCATCGGCCCCTCAGGGTCGGGCAAGAGCACTCTTCTGCGCTGCATGAACCACCTCGAAGAACCAACGGCGGGTGAAGTCATCGTCGACGGGATTACGCTCTCGAGTGAGGCAAATATCAACAAGGTACGTGAAGAGGTCGGCATGGTATTCCAGCGCTTCAACCTCTTTCCCCATATGACGGTGCTCCAGAACATCATGCTGGCACCGACAAAGGTCAAGCACGTCGCCCGTGACGAGGCGGAGAAGACGGCACGAGAGCTGCTCGCACGCGTGGGGCTGGCGGAAAAGGCGGATGCCTATCCGGACAATCTCTCAGGAGGGCAGCAGCAGCGCGTTGCGATTGCGCGTGCGCTCGCCATGCGCCCGAAGGTCATGCTCTTTGATGAGCCAACCTCGGCGCTTGATCCGGAGATGGTCGGAGAGGTGTTGGATGTCATGCGCGCACTTGCAAACGAGGGAATGACCATGGTCGTTGTCACGCATGAGATGGGCTTTGCCCGCGAAGTGGGCGACCGTCTGCTCTTCGTGGATGAGGGGCGTATCATCGAGTCGGGTGTGCCGCGCGAGGTGTTTGAGCATCCAAAGGAGGAGCGCACGCGCAGCTTCCTGTCGAAGGTGCTCTGA
- a CDS encoding methyl-accepting chemotaxis protein, whose product MVDKNTGAQDFAGTIQEIVAEHKKNELFTKLHGGEPYAAELNALIDCVNEELEYQRFRLRTVNEAVKSGMWYMKINPDFSIAYAIWSDEFRRMIGFRGESDFPNTIESWSSRLHPDDVEGTFSSFNACIRDLSGRTMYNVDYRLKIHDGSYRWYHASGNVVRDKNGHPEEIIGVFVDIDAEKKKQEEIEQNTQRKEKFYGELETMLSSLYGAIDAITTSVSQTMERTMEISNVQEEITKAAEDTRSQTENTLKMSELVMTISKQTNLLSLNASIEAARAGEAGRGFSVVAEEVRKLADSSRDAASKIFEALESMEKAASHITERIKSINGLIENQAANMKEISASVEEAKAMSDSIEALSKKL is encoded by the coding sequence ATGGTTGACAAGAATACGGGAGCACAGGATTTTGCAGGGACGATTCAGGAGATTGTCGCGGAGCATAAGAAGAACGAGCTCTTCACGAAGCTGCACGGCGGTGAGCCGTATGCCGCTGAGCTGAACGCGCTGATCGACTGTGTGAACGAGGAGCTGGAATACCAGAGGTTCCGTCTGCGCACGGTCAATGAGGCGGTCAAGTCCGGTATGTGGTATATGAAGATCAATCCGGATTTCAGTATTGCCTACGCGATCTGGTCGGATGAGTTTCGCCGTATGATCGGCTTCCGTGGCGAGTCGGACTTCCCGAACACGATCGAGTCGTGGAGCTCGCGTCTGCACCCCGATGATGTGGAGGGGACGTTTTCTTCCTTTAACGCCTGTATCCGCGATCTCAGCGGACGCACGATGTATAATGTGGACTACCGTCTCAAGATTCACGATGGCAGCTACCGTTGGTATCATGCCTCCGGCAATGTCGTACGCGACAAGAACGGGCATCCCGAGGAGATCATCGGGGTATTTGTTGACATTGACGCGGAGAAGAAAAAGCAGGAGGAAATTGAACAGAACACGCAGCGTAAGGAAAAGTTCTACGGTGAGCTTGAGACGATGCTCAGCAGCCTGTATGGGGCCATTGATGCGATTACTACGAGCGTGAGTCAGACGATGGAGCGCACAATGGAGATCTCAAACGTACAGGAGGAGATCACGAAGGCTGCGGAGGATACGCGCAGCCAGACGGAGAACACGCTCAAAATGTCCGAGCTTGTCATGACGATCTCGAAGCAGACGAACCTTCTCTCACTGAATGCCTCCATCGAGGCTGCACGCGCGGGCGAGGCAGGGCGCGGCTTCTCCGTTGTGGCGGAGGAGGTCAGAAAACTTGCCGACAGCAGCCGCGATGCCGCAAGTAAGATCTTCGAGGCGCTCGAATCCATGGAGAAGGCGGCAAGTCATATCACCGAGCGCATTAAGTCCATCAACGGACTGATTGAGAATCAGGCAGCGAACATGAAGGAGATCAGCGCCTCGGTCGAGGAGGCAAAGGCAATGTCGGACAGTATCGAGGCACTGTCCAAGAAGCTGTGA
- a CDS encoding ABC transporter substrate-binding protein: protein MLLFAVAGCATPERQDKTSYSVTDAEGTDVPILHKPQRILTIGASSDEMMLGLVEPERMAAINVSLANTEDSNIPWVRERISNIISRNPSVEEIAALQPDLVAVPEWLPKENVDAIRELNIPVVVFKSAATIGDIHENIRLFAAAVGEPERGEILIEKMEEKLAQIHKKIALVPEEKKYKSIALISIMPNYGGAGSTFDELCRYTDSVNAKAAAGNHMGQEMTKEQLVAANPDYLFFPSHENESSREENFGKQYLEDPSLAQMTAIQERRIGHPWARYTYNISQDIVFGIQETAWILYGDEFQQSRQEFLTAVE, encoded by the coding sequence ATGCTTCTATTTGCTGTGGCAGGCTGTGCCACTCCAGAAAGACAGGATAAGACCTCTTATAGTGTCACCGATGCAGAAGGGACCGATGTTCCTATTTTGCATAAGCCGCAGCGGATTCTGACGATTGGTGCGAGTAGCGATGAGATGATGCTTGGTCTTGTGGAGCCAGAACGTATGGCTGCAATTAATGTGTCTCTTGCCAATACGGAGGATTCAAATATTCCATGGGTACGTGAGAGAATTTCGAATATTATTTCTCGCAATCCCTCTGTGGAGGAGATTGCAGCCTTACAGCCGGATCTCGTAGCTGTTCCGGAATGGCTGCCGAAGGAGAATGTCGATGCCATACGAGAATTGAATATACCTGTTGTTGTATTTAAATCGGCGGCGACAATAGGCGATATTCATGAAAATATTCGTCTCTTTGCAGCGGCAGTTGGTGAACCAGAGCGTGGGGAGATACTCATCGAGAAAATGGAAGAAAAACTCGCTCAGATCCATAAAAAAATTGCCTTAGTGCCTGAGGAGAAGAAGTATAAGAGCATTGCACTTATTTCTATTATGCCAAACTATGGCGGTGCAGGTTCTACCTTTGATGAACTCTGCCGTTATACAGATTCCGTTAATGCAAAGGCTGCGGCGGGGAACCATATGGGGCAGGAGATGACAAAAGAACAGCTCGTTGCTGCGAACCCTGACTATCTCTTCTTCCCCAGCCATGAGAACGAAAGTTCGCGGGAAGAAAATTTTGGCAAGCAGTATTTGGAGGATCCCTCTCTTGCACAGATGACTGCTATACAGGAACGAAGGATTGGGCATCCATGGGCGAGGTATACTTACAATATCTCTCAGGATATTGTGTTCGGCATACAGGAGACTGCATGGATTCTTTATGGCGATGAATTTCAACAGTCGCGGCAGGAGTTTTTGACTGCTGTGGAGTAG
- a CDS encoding GNAT family N-acetyltransferase — protein sequence MASGITLRTYQPGDPSKVCYFQYELYRRQYGFNGFYEQEMLRGMAELYDDLEGSRMWIAELDGKLIGDIAVIKKGADRAQLRWLGVDMDVQGHGLGNKLLAEAIAFCREKGYRHLFLGTLDLLKPARHLYAKFGFHRTKSESYNEWDKNREMCREIWECELT from the coding sequence ATGGCAAGTGGGATTACACTTCGTACCTATCAGCCAGGTGATCCGAGCAAGGTTTGTTATTTTCAATACGAACTCTACAGGCGTCAGTATGGCTTCAACGGATTTTATGAGCAGGAGATGCTGCGCGGAATGGCGGAGCTCTACGATGATTTGGAGGGGAGTCGGATGTGGATTGCCGAGCTTGACGGGAAGCTGATCGGCGATATTGCAGTCATCAAAAAGGGTGCGGACAGGGCACAGCTGCGTTGGCTCGGCGTAGATATGGATGTGCAGGGACACGGGCTTGGAAATAAACTGCTTGCGGAGGCAATCGCTTTTTGCCGCGAGAAAGGTTATCGCCACCTTTTTTTGGGTACGCTTGATCTATTGAAACCTGCACGTCATCTTTATGCTAAGTTTGGATTTCATCGGACGAAGAGCGAATCATACAACGAATGGGATAAAAACAGAGAGATGTGCCGTGAGATTTGGGAATGTGAATTAACATAA
- a CDS encoding DMT family transporter encodes MRLRGTLMLLAASFFWGTTFVAQILGMDGLGPYTYAAARFALGVLFIGALWLLYRDKRAEQRRAGTFRSGFRAGIPVGLAMFIGVTLQQVALLYTTAGKTAFITTVYIVLVPFAAVLLGQRVRAVQWGGAILAFAGVYFLSAHGEITINTGDLLVLICSFFWMAQILLIDRYARAVDAIELCFMQMIVCTIGSAVLAVIYESFAWIDIWGAAIPILYAGLFSCGVAYTCQILGQAYVEPTQAAILMSTEAIFAAAAGRLILGETMSGVQLLGCALLLGGALMAQVRGTGKSQKN; translated from the coding sequence ATGCGCCTGCGCGGGACTTTGATGCTGCTGGCAGCATCGTTTTTTTGGGGCACGACCTTTGTCGCTCAGATTCTCGGGATGGATGGGCTTGGCCCATATACCTATGCAGCCGCACGCTTTGCACTTGGCGTTCTCTTCATCGGAGCTCTGTGGCTTCTCTATCGCGACAAGCGTGCAGAGCAGAGGCGCGCGGGGACGTTTCGCTCGGGCTTTCGGGCAGGCATTCCCGTTGGTCTCGCGATGTTTATCGGCGTGACGCTCCAACAGGTCGCACTCCTCTACACAACGGCGGGTAAGACGGCGTTCATTACCACGGTCTATATTGTCCTCGTTCCGTTCGCCGCTGTCCTGCTTGGACAGCGTGTCCGCGCGGTGCAGTGGGGTGGTGCAATCCTTGCGTTTGCGGGAGTTTACTTCCTCTCCGCGCATGGGGAGATCACGATCAACACGGGCGATCTGCTCGTTCTCATCTGCTCCTTCTTTTGGATGGCGCAGATTCTGCTCATTGACCGTTATGCGCGCGCTGTCGATGCGATTGAGCTCTGTTTTATGCAGATGATTGTCTGTACAATTGGCAGTGCTGTCCTTGCTGTGATCTATGAGAGTTTCGCATGGATCGATATCTGGGGCGCGGCAATTCCGATCCTCTACGCCGGTCTGTTCTCCTGCGGGGTTGCCTATACCTGTCAGATTCTCGGACAGGCGTATGTAGAGCCAACACAGGCGGCGATCCTCATGTCGACGGAGGCGATCTTTGCCGCAGCAGCGGGGCGGCTCATCCTCGGGGAGACGATGAGCGGCGTTCAGCTGCTGGGCTGTGCGCTCCTCCTTGGCGGTGCGCTTATGGCACAGGTGCGCGGGACAGGAAAATCACAGAAAAACTGA
- the ftsZ gene encoding cell division protein FtsZ has translation MPAAEIIKPKITIKVVGVGGGGNNIVRCVREKYDLDITLVGINSDLRQLNTLHKQGIVVLPIGEKLTNGRGTGGRVEIGEQAAREEEKAIRAMLEGSDLVIITATMGGGFGTGAAPVVAEIARDMGVLSIGVVTTPFHFEMARKMQTAQAGVVQMQDHTDAFITIHNDNLLKIAPDRTMSFVDAFALADEVLRQTVGCVAELILTTGVINVDFADVTTIFRQSPSSDALLAIGVDESPQKAVRKAIESPLLDRDVVGARGVVVNFTGDPRMSLRDIDEAVHYIHRSAHPEVNVIVGVVVQQEMEGRVQATLIATDFDDGYTPITEGGADQVKPVGLV, from the coding sequence ATGCCGGCAGCTGAAATTATCAAACCGAAAATCACGATCAAGGTGGTCGGCGTGGGCGGCGGCGGCAATAATATCGTGCGCTGCGTACGCGAGAAATACGATCTCGACATCACGCTTGTCGGCATCAACTCCGACCTGCGGCAGCTGAATACCCTGCACAAGCAGGGAATCGTGGTTCTGCCCATCGGAGAGAAGCTGACGAACGGACGCGGCACGGGCGGGCGCGTCGAGATTGGGGAGCAGGCGGCACGCGAGGAGGAGAAGGCGATCCGTGCGATGCTCGAGGGCTCTGATCTCGTTATCATCACAGCCACGATGGGCGGTGGATTCGGGACGGGGGCAGCGCCTGTTGTGGCGGAGATCGCTCGCGATATGGGGGTTCTCTCCATCGGTGTCGTCACCACGCCGTTTCACTTTGAGATGGCGCGCAAAATGCAGACTGCACAGGCAGGTGTTGTGCAGATGCAGGACCATACGGACGCATTTATTACGATTCACAACGATAATCTCCTTAAAATTGCGCCGGATCGGACGATGTCCTTCGTCGATGCCTTTGCTCTCGCGGATGAAGTGCTGCGACAGACGGTTGGCTGCGTGGCAGAGCTAATCCTGACGACGGGAGTCATCAATGTTGACTTTGCGGATGTCACAACGATCTTTCGTCAGAGCCCGTCGAGTGATGCGCTGCTCGCCATCGGCGTGGACGAGAGTCCGCAGAAGGCAGTGCGAAAGGCAATCGAAAGCCCGCTCCTCGACCGCGATGTCGTAGGGGCGCGCGGCGTTGTGGTCAACTTTACGGGCGACCCTCGGATGAGTCTGCGCGATATTGATGAGGCGGTGCACTACATTCATAGGAGCGCACATCCCGAGGTCAATGTCATTGTTGGTGTGGTCGTGCAGCAGGAGATGGAGGGCAGGGTGCAGGCAACACTGATTGCAACGGATTTTGATGACGGCTACACCCCGATAACAGAGGGGGGAGCGGATCAAGTGAAGCCTGTCGGATTGGTGTAG